In Bacteroidota bacterium, a single window of DNA contains:
- a CDS encoding alpha-glucuronidase family glycosyl hydrolase, with translation MKQPRLLGHIFYLLILSAVFIAQSMADDGYELWMKYKKVVDEKRLVEYQRHISSILLTDTSETCRIVREELENGLGGLLGRKIPFISSLHGQNVLVVGTPKRSSIVKMLCDAKSIGSLGKEGFVLKTAVTEGNRVIVLAANENIGLLYGAFHLLRLIQTLQPLDSLDITSRPRTEYRLLDHWDNLDGSIERGYAGKSLWKWDELPNTLDPRYRDYARAASSIGINGTVLNNVNADPRIIDEDHLLKIKALADLFRPYGIRVFLSVNFASPMAGKFELEGNRAGGIGKLKTADPLDPEVRLWWKNKVKEIYSIIPDFGGFLVKANSEGMPGPQDFGRTHVDGANMLAEALQPYGGIVMWRAFVYNADVDADRVKRAYKEFVPFDGKFLPNVFVQAKNGPLDFQPREPVQALFGAMPRTPLMLELQITQEYLGHSTHLVYLAPMWKEYLQFDLYAKGPGSTLASIVDGTLQHYQMTGMAGVANIGDDRNWCGHLFAQANWYAFGRLAWDHDLSAEQIANEWIRMTLSNDSNVVASVRSMMMGSREACVDYMEPLGLHHIMQTDFHYGPEPSYDKRRLDWTPVYYHRADSIGIGFDRSSTGSNAAGQYFSPLKEMFDDTAACPEKYLLWFHHVRWNHKMKSGRTLWEELCNKYYAGTAYVDSMLATWNDLQQSIDPEMFRHVKARLEKQKVDAAIWRDTCLKYFQQFSKRPILRSP, from the coding sequence ATGAAACAGCCAAGATTACTCGGACATATTTTTTACCTCCTGATCCTCTCAGCCGTTTTTATTGCACAATCTATGGCAGACGATGGATATGAATTGTGGATGAAGTATAAAAAGGTCGTTGATGAAAAACGGTTGGTCGAATATCAGAGGCACATATCTTCCATCCTCTTGACGGATACATCTGAAACCTGTCGGATCGTAAGAGAAGAGTTAGAAAATGGATTAGGCGGCTTGTTGGGGAGAAAAATCCCTTTTATCTCGTCATTGCACGGACAAAACGTCCTTGTTGTCGGTACGCCTAAGAGATCCTCCATAGTCAAAATGTTGTGCGATGCAAAGAGCATTGGATCGCTTGGAAAAGAAGGATTTGTGCTGAAGACGGCGGTAACTGAGGGGAACAGAGTCATTGTTCTTGCAGCCAATGAGAATATCGGTTTGTTGTACGGAGCATTCCATCTTCTCCGACTTATCCAGACCTTGCAGCCGCTCGATTCACTCGACATTACATCCAGGCCAAGAACGGAATATCGCCTTCTCGATCATTGGGATAATCTCGACGGTTCGATCGAAAGGGGATATGCCGGCAAATCGCTTTGGAAATGGGACGAATTGCCGAACACTCTCGACCCGCGGTATCGTGACTATGCGCGGGCGGCATCATCCATCGGCATTAACGGCACCGTCCTGAACAATGTCAATGCCGACCCGAGGATCATCGACGAAGACCATCTCCTGAAAATAAAGGCGCTCGCTGATCTTTTTCGCCCATACGGCATCCGCGTATTTCTCTCGGTGAATTTTGCTTCCCCGATGGCCGGGAAATTTGAACTGGAAGGAAACCGGGCAGGGGGGATAGGAAAGCTGAAGACCGCCGATCCTCTCGACCCCGAAGTCAGATTGTGGTGGAAAAATAAGGTGAAGGAGATCTATTCCATCATTCCCGACTTCGGCGGATTTTTGGTAAAGGCAAATTCGGAGGGAATGCCCGGTCCGCAGGACTTTGGGAGGACGCACGTCGACGGCGCCAACATGCTCGCGGAGGCGCTGCAGCCGTACGGCGGCATCGTGATGTGGCGCGCCTTCGTCTATAACGCAGATGTCGATGCGGACAGGGTGAAACGGGCGTACAAGGAGTTTGTTCCGTTCGACGGAAAATTTTTGCCGAATGTTTTCGTCCAGGCAAAGAACGGCCCGCTCGACTTCCAGCCGCGGGAGCCGGTACAGGCGCTTTTCGGAGCAATGCCCAGGACGCCGCTCATGCTCGAACTGCAGATCACACAGGAATATCTCGGCCACTCGACGCATCTGGTCTATCTCGCGCCGATGTGGAAAGAGTACCTTCAGTTTGACCTCTATGCAAAAGGCCCCGGTTCTACGCTGGCTTCGATCGTTGACGGCACCCTGCAGCATTATCAAATGACCGGCATGGCAGGAGTGGCAAATATCGGGGACGACCGGAATTGGTGCGGCCATCTTTTCGCTCAGGCAAACTGGTACGCGTTCGGACGGCTTGCATGGGATCATGATCTCTCAGCGGAACAGATCGCGAACGAATGGATCCGGATGACGCTGAGCAACGATTCCAACGTCGTCGCCTCCGTCCGTTCGATGATGATGGGATCGCGTGAAGCGTGCGTCGATTATATGGAGCCTCTTGGTCTGCATCATATCATGCAGACTGATTTTCATTATGGACCGGAACCGTCGTACGACAAAAGACGGCTCGACTGGACGCCGGTCTACTATCACCGGGCTGACAGCATTGGGATCGGCTTCGACCGGTCATCCACCGGCAGCAACGCGGCGGGACAGTATTTCTCTCCGTTGAAAGAAATGTTCGACGATACCGCGGCCTGTCCTGAAAAATATTTGCTCTGGTTTCATCATGTCCGGTGGAATCATAAAATGAAATCCGGCAGAACTCTCTGGGAAGAACTCTGCAATAAGTATTATGCGGGAACTGCGTATGTCGATTCAATGCTGGCAACGTGGAACGATCTGCAGCAATCTATCGATCCGGAAATGTTCCGGCACGTCAAGGCCAGGCTTGAAAAGCAGAAAGTGGACGCAGCAATTTGGAGAGACACCTGCTTAAAATACTTCCAGCAATTCAGCAAGAGGCCGATTTTGCGATCCCCGTAG
- a CDS encoding DUF6580 family putative transport protein — protein MRNKQLLVRYGAAAVLIVIAAFSRLLPHPANFTAIAGIALFGGVYLDRRFAFIVPIAAMLISDYFIGFYSGMYWVYGSFFLIVLLGLWLKDHKRPLYIAGGTIAGSILFFVVTNFGVWMTSGSMYAPTWSGLVECYVAAIPFFRNTLSGDVFFVAVMFGAYEGILLLLKKEETEQSASA, from the coding sequence ATGAGGAATAAACAATTGTTGGTACGGTACGGCGCGGCGGCAGTGTTGATCGTTATCGCCGCGTTTTCCCGGCTGCTGCCGCATCCGGCGAATTTTACGGCCATTGCCGGCATCGCCCTGTTCGGCGGCGTATACCTTGACAGGAGATTCGCGTTCATCGTGCCGATCGCGGCGATGTTGATCAGCGACTACTTCATCGGATTTTACAGCGGCATGTATTGGGTGTACGGCAGCTTTTTTCTTATCGTCCTGCTCGGTCTATGGCTGAAAGATCATAAGCGCCCCTTGTACATCGCAGGCGGAACAATCGCAGGCTCGATTCTATTTTTTGTCGTTACGAATTTCGGCGTGTGGATGACTTCCGGATCGATGTACGCGCCAACCTGGAGTGGGTTGGTGGAATGTTATGTTGCGGCTATACCGTTTTTCCGCAACACGCTGAGCGGCGATGTGTTCTTCGTCGCCGTGATGTTCGGTGCGTATGAAGGAATACTGCTTCTCCTGAAAAAGGAAGAGACAGAGCAGTCTGCATCCGCGTAG
- a CDS encoding TonB-dependent receptor: MKKFLLVMLCTLSVDLALSSTLFSEWTDTTRQYVAKEVVITGNRMPVPVERLPSSVQVVDSVSMAQSNGFSVADVVSASAGVFLESYGGNGALHSISIRGMGSDYSLILLNGQRFTTYEMNTVDLGIFSLMDVDRIEIASGGNSSLYGSDAIGGVVNIITKKPSGKLDAAVSGSVGSFGMSGYQISVGAGDEQLSLRGSMGMENARNDFGFYFDDGSTNRMLEREGADYSLKHYSLSSSAMLNPAAVFTTSIRYSDADRGQPSAVTSPVQNNLARIDDKDLFATASIELQPSSGIQYSLPVSFHDSYETYADPNLLIGNSPTTDFYHNRVVSSSPTCTYAVSDADKVLAGADAAFAFISSDELKNSSRTQLSGFLSSEDRLPVPLDVIVYPSLRYDSFSDVKGDVSPKIGVNIGLLDEPMLRIRSSYGKSFNAPTFNDLYWTQGGNPNLQPEHSLSFDAGFLYRMELLGNIEAEANYFSVQATDKIVWQPGPNGIWSPVNLQSVSSTGAECTIRAQLWNNLISIRYTGNYVRTLKTSADFPGDATQNKYLPYLPQETSTVVVGTNVQNVSAAVTYSYTGFRYVSADNDPRFVLPSFGTVGANLSYRIGLGKAVWMLKGEVNNAFNEDYQFISGYPVPLRNFMLTSELSL, from the coding sequence ATGAAGAAATTTCTTTTAGTGATGCTGTGCACCCTGAGCGTCGATCTCGCGCTCTCTTCGACATTGTTTTCAGAATGGACGGATACAACGCGGCAGTATGTGGCAAAAGAAGTCGTTATCACGGGAAACAGGATGCCCGTCCCGGTTGAACGCCTCCCATCATCGGTGCAGGTTGTCGATAGTGTTTCAATGGCGCAAAGCAACGGCTTTTCAGTCGCGGACGTGGTATCGGCGTCCGCGGGGGTATTCCTGGAAAGCTACGGCGGGAACGGTGCACTCCACTCGATTTCCATCCGCGGAATGGGCTCTGACTACTCGCTGATCCTCCTTAATGGACAGCGTTTTACAACCTACGAGATGAACACCGTGGACCTTGGCATATTTTCCTTAATGGATGTCGACCGGATTGAAATCGCCAGCGGGGGGAATTCTTCGTTGTACGGTTCCGACGCGATCGGCGGCGTGGTCAATATCATCACAAAGAAACCGAGCGGAAAACTTGATGCCGCCGTTTCCGGCAGCGTTGGTTCATTCGGGATGAGCGGATATCAGATCTCCGTCGGAGCGGGGGATGAGCAGTTGTCCCTGCGCGGGTCGATGGGTATGGAAAATGCCCGGAATGATTTTGGGTTCTATTTTGACGATGGAAGCACAAACCGGATGCTCGAGCGGGAAGGGGCGGACTATTCGCTGAAACACTACTCTCTTTCTTCAAGCGCAATGCTAAATCCTGCGGCAGTGTTTACAACCAGCATCAGATATTCCGATGCCGATCGGGGCCAGCCCTCCGCGGTCACGAGTCCGGTACAAAACAACCTGGCCCGCATCGATGATAAAGACCTGTTCGCAACCGCATCGATCGAACTTCAGCCATCCTCCGGAATTCAGTATTCGCTCCCAGTTTCCTTCCATGACAGCTATGAAACATACGCTGACCCGAATTTGCTGATCGGCAATTCGCCTACGACAGATTTTTATCACAACCGGGTTGTTTCATCTTCTCCCACCTGCACGTATGCCGTGTCGGATGCGGATAAAGTTTTGGCAGGAGCCGATGCAGCATTTGCGTTCATCTCGAGCGATGAATTAAAAAATTCTTCCCGCACGCAATTGAGCGGCTTTCTTTCATCCGAAGACCGCCTTCCTGTTCCCCTCGATGTGATCGTTTATCCGTCGCTGCGGTACGATTCGTTCAGCGACGTGAAAGGGGACGTCAGCCCAAAAATCGGCGTTAACATCGGGCTGCTGGACGAACCGATGCTGAGAATTCGATCGAGCTACGGCAAGAGCTTCAACGCGCCGACGTTCAACGATTTGTACTGGACCCAAGGGGGAAATCCAAATCTTCAGCCTGAACACTCGCTCAGCTTTGACGCCGGTTTCCTGTATCGGATGGAACTCCTCGGGAATATCGAAGCGGAGGCGAATTATTTTTCGGTTCAAGCGACGGACAAGATCGTCTGGCAGCCTGGACCGAACGGCATCTGGTCACCGGTCAATCTGCAGTCCGTTTCTTCAACAGGGGCGGAGTGTACGATCCGTGCGCAATTATGGAATAACCTTATCAGCATCCGCTACACTGGGAATTATGTCCGGACGCTGAAGACGAGCGCTGATTTCCCGGGCGATGCGACTCAAAATAAATATCTGCCCTACCTGCCTCAGGAAACCTCGACGGTTGTTGTCGGAACGAACGTGCAGAATGTTTCCGCGGCCGTCACGTATTCGTATACAGGCTTTCGGTATGTCTCCGCGGATAATGATCCCCGATTCGTACTGCCATCCTTCGGGACCGTCGGAGCGAATTTGTCGTATCGCATCGGGCTCGGGAAAGCCGTTTGGATGCTGAAGGGGGAAGTGAATAATGCATTCAACGAGGACTACCAGTTCATTTCGGGATATCCAGTGCCGCTCAGGAATTTCATGCTGACATCCGAATTGTCATTATAA